In one window of Paraflavitalea soli DNA:
- a CDS encoding TlpA disulfide reductase family protein: MRYLCLALVLLAPALKTYAQNGYTLALNVTGFKEGTMVKLLDLDQGRFIDSGKLHQGRLLFRGKVDNVVPARLHTDDGQYVIVYLENKPITITGDVSDLQYSKVAGTATNAIWTRSRDWLKPYEKERDSLMNKYLRLGDADSLEKKKILIRVNERIDPSVTAYRKEFIKNEKPGYFTMMELFFLRTDFSSDSVSYLFNRFPQKLQSSQTGQAIAAFLHNKKPAMGMYAADVAGVDGKGGTHQLYRLKGKYVLLEFWASWCGPCRLENPNLVKLYQQYQSKGFEILGFSVDTNKDSWQAAIVKDQLGWTNISELKGYYSKAVAAYHIRAIPHNFLIDPNGVIIAMDLRGEKLEQQLKGLLQL; encoded by the coding sequence ATGCGCTACTTATGCCTTGCGCTGGTGCTATTAGCTCCGGCCTTGAAAACTTATGCCCAAAATGGCTACACCTTAGCTTTGAATGTTACTGGTTTTAAAGAAGGAACGATGGTAAAGCTGTTGGATCTTGATCAGGGGCGATTTATTGACTCTGGTAAGTTGCACCAGGGAAGATTGCTCTTCCGGGGTAAGGTAGACAATGTGGTGCCGGCAAGGTTACATACAGACGATGGTCAATATGTGATCGTGTACCTGGAGAATAAACCGATCACCATAACCGGTGATGTTTCCGATCTTCAATATTCCAAAGTAGCAGGTACTGCAACAAATGCTATATGGACCAGGTCCAGGGATTGGCTGAAACCGTATGAAAAAGAGCGGGATAGCCTGATGAATAAATATTTAAGGTTGGGAGATGCGGACTCGCTGGAAAAAAAGAAGATACTTATCCGGGTAAATGAACGGATAGACCCGTCGGTAACTGCCTATCGTAAGGAGTTTATCAAAAACGAAAAGCCCGGGTATTTCACCATGATGGAACTGTTCTTTCTGCGCACTGATTTTTCAAGCGATTCAGTTAGCTATCTTTTCAACAGGTTTCCGCAGAAACTACAATCGTCTCAAACTGGTCAGGCCATCGCTGCTTTTCTCCATAATAAAAAGCCTGCAATGGGTATGTATGCTGCTGATGTTGCAGGTGTGGATGGGAAGGGGGGTACGCATCAGCTATACAGGTTGAAAGGCAAATATGTATTGCTGGAATTCTGGGCTTCCTGGTGTGGTCCCTGCAGGTTGGAGAATCCGAATCTGGTAAAGCTGTACCAGCAATATCAGTCTAAAGGGTTTGAAATACTGGGGTTTTCGGTTGACACCAATAAAGACAGTTGGCAGGCGGCGATTGTTAAGGATCAATTAGGGTGGACCAATATCAGTGAATTAAAAGGCTATTATAGCAAAGCGGTGGCTGCTTACCATATCAGGGCTATTCCGCACAACTTTTTGATTGATCCCAACGGTGTGATCATTGCAATGGACCTTAGGGGCGAAAAACTGGAACAGCAGCTGAAAGGATTGCTGCAATTATAG